From one Danio rerio strain Tuebingen ecotype United States chromosome 19, GRCz12tu, whole genome shotgun sequence genomic stretch:
- the LOC141379048 gene encoding uncharacterized protein, with protein sequence MDLTVIHRQMQETFSLRRKEVVEIQPLVEEIRERWPGLFLKEEICMEFSRICNVDLLRQFNESIDKYTAPLLKLYRKRRDSLGAQMKTLLDKLDDQVTDIVTHRKRVALEGLPLFLRENSACFLKMCLDTDPEDHSTRDVRIGILTVVEDDVGTSASLPNVINLAIILEEAIVLQDIPDLPAAFAYLFGFLYALNMEYPKELKYTFEVIQKVFMDLGGTCSARVQSLKSKLL encoded by the exons atggatttgaCAGTCATTCACCGGCAAATGCAAGAAACCTTTTCTCTTCGCCGAAAAGAAGTTGTTGAGATTCAGCCATTGGTGGAAGAAATTAGAGAGCGATGGCCTGGACTTTTTTTAAAGGAAGAG ATCTGCATGGAGTTTTCTCGAATCTGTAATGTAGATCTCCTGAGACAGTTCAATGAGTCAAttgataaatatacagcacctCTTCTGAAACTGTACAGAAAACGACGGGATTCATTGGGTGCACAGATGAAGACACTTTTGGACAAGCTGGATGATCAG GTCACTGATATTGTCACCCATCGAAAAAGAGTAGCTCTTGAGGGATTGCCACTTTTTCTGCGTGAAAATTCTGCTTGTTTTCTCAAGATGTGTCTG GACACAGACCCTGAAGATCACAGCACCAGAGATGTAAGGATTGGAATCCTCACTGTGGTGGAAGATGATGTTGGCACTTCTGCATCCCTGCCCAATGTGATAAACCTCGCTATAATCCTGGAGGAAGCCATTGTTCTTCAGGATATTCCAGATCTGCCTGCAGCCTTTGCTTACTTGTTCGGTTTCTTGTATGCACTAAATATGGAAtacccaaaagaactcaaatatactTTTGAAGTGATTCAGAAAGTATTCATGGATCTTGGTGGCACATGCTCTGCGAGAGTTCAGTCCCTGAAGTCTAAATTGTTATAG